One segment of Salvia splendens isolate huo1 chromosome 20, SspV2, whole genome shotgun sequence DNA contains the following:
- the LOC121781720 gene encoding ethylene-responsive transcription factor CRF6-like, with protein sequence MVIERGIHRLVRLWLGTYDTVEEAAMVYDAAIKLRGPNVLTSFTALPPESNEASVSGYDSTDESSHIASSPVTVLRFNTTEPVDLISQCSEFTEPGQTGPVCVKEETSFGTSTEPAGLKIDYTEPDPTGPVLEYVNEETSFDSVGFKGVFIGRSRCEASPIHNYNMEVCEAETSIVPDYSSDYLPTDIPVFDDFFDFEPQVEHLLKNGMSFCGDYYKDSFLELGSLMWRIILKT encoded by the exons atggtaatcgagagaggcattCATAGATTG gttaggctatggctgggaACCTATGACACCGTCGAGGAGGCCGCCATGGTCTACGACGCCGCAATCAAGCTACGCGGCCCCAACGTTCTCACAAGCTTCACCGCGCTGCCTCCGGAGAGTAATGAGGCGTCGGTTTCAGGCTATGATTCCACTGACGAGTCTTCTCATATTGCTTCCTCTCCTGTTACGGTTCTCCGGTTCAATACCACTGAACCGGTCGATTTAATCAGCCAATGTAGTGAGTTTACTGAACCCGGTCAGACCGGCCCAGTGTGTGTGAAAGAAGAGACTAGTTTTGGTACTAGCACTGAACCGGCCGGTCTAAAAATTGACTATACTGAACCCGATCCGACCGGGCCGGTTCTGGAGTATGTGAATGAAGAGACTAGTTTTGACTCAGTTGGATTCAAGGGTGTGTTTATTGGCCGGTCGAGATGTGAGGCAAGCCCGATTCATAACTATAATATGGAGGTGTGTGAAGCAGAAACGAGTATAGTGCCCGATTACTCGAGCGATTATTTGCCAACGGACATTCCGGTTTTCGACGATTTCTTCGACTTTGAGCCGCAAGTAGAGCATTTGTTAAAGAATGGAATGAGTTTTTGCGGCGATTACTATAAGGATTCGTTTCTAGAACTTGGCTCACTCATGTGGAGGATTATTTTGAAGACATGA
- the LOC121780830 gene encoding ethylene-responsive transcription factor CRF4-like → MEEAILYPPKYTEHRKTTTKIIKPPPQNPRKHHRSSSAAAKTIRISVTDPYATDSSSDDGVFRRQRIKKHITEIRMETTATAEVNLKPNPKPIKPPKQASSCGARKFRGVRQRPWGKWAAEIRDPCRKVRLWLGTYDTAEEAAMVYDNAAVKLRGPDALTNFTAPPVKEAASVSGYDSGDESHNLTSPVSVFRFSQSSDYTEPAGLSSQSSDFTESDRSVLVNKVVKKETLPCLLIDEQSRTGPVCFGSKVEECQGETSAVLDYLSTDIPFLDDFFNFHPLEDQLFGDIPGFCDDFTVRIDKFPSLDAAYKQKVELGDVKDSFQQLGSLDVEDYFQDM, encoded by the coding sequence ATGGAGGAAGCCATTTTATACCCACCGAAATACACAGAGCACCGAAAAACCACCACAAAAATCATCAAACCGCCGCCGCAAAACCCAAGAAAGCACCACCGGAGCTCCAGCGCCGCCGCAAAAACCATCCGAATCTCCGTCACCGATCCCTACGCCACCGATTCCTCCTCCGACGACGGCGTCTTCCGccgccaaagaatcaagaaacaCATCACAGAAATCAGAATGGAAACGACAGCAACCGCAGAAGTCAACCTCAAGCCGAATCCCAAGCCGATTAAACCGCCAAAGCAGGCGTCGAGCTGCGGCGCGAGGAAGTTCAGAGGCGTTCGGCAGCGGCCGTGGGGGAAATGGGCGGCAGAGATAAGAGACCCTTGTCGGAAAGTGAGGCTCTGGCTCGGAACCTACGACACTGCAGAGGAGGCCGCCATGGTCTACGACAACGCCGCCGTGAAGCTCCGCGGCCCCGACGCGCTCACCAATTTCACCGCCCCGCCCGTTAAAGAGGCGGCGTCGGTTTCCGGCTATGACTCCGGTGATGAATCGCACAATCTCACCTCTCCAGTCTCTGTTTTCCGGTTCAGTCAGTCAAGTGACTACACCGAACCGGCCGGTCTGAGTAGTCAGTCGAGTGACTTTACTGAATCGGACCGGTCCGTCCTGGTCAACAAAGTGGTCAAAAAAGAGACATTGCCGTGTTTGTTGATTGATGAACAAAGCCGGACCGGTCCGGTTTGTTTTGGTTCGAAGGTGGAGGAGTGTCAAGGAGAAACGAGTGCTGTACTCGATTATTTGTCGACGGACATTCCGTTCCTTGATGATTTTTTCAACTTTCACCCTCTAGAGGACCAGTTGTTCGGGGATATCCCGGGCTTTTGCGACGATTTTACGGTGAGGATTGATAAATTTCCGTCGCTTGACGCGGCTTACAAGCAGAAGGTGGAGCTCGGAGATGTTAAGGATTCGTTTCAACAACTCGGTTCGCTCGATGTCGAAGATTATTTTCAAGACATGTGA